A genome region from Arthrobacter sp. V1I9 includes the following:
- the ligD gene encoding non-homologous end-joining DNA ligase encodes MSPSKTPAEILDINGAEVRISSPDKVVFPEPGLTKLDLVRYYLTVADGALRGAGGRPMVLKRFPKGIDAEPFFQKRVPENRPEFIDTATLHYASGTSAEEAVIRDSAGLAWVVNLGCLDLNPHPVRAEDLEHPDELRVDLDPMPGVDWAQIVDVAYVAREVLDDMGLVGWPKTSGSRGLHILVRIAPHWSYRDVRLAAETLAREVENRAPGLATARWWKEERGESVFVDFNQNAKDRTVASAYSVRALPDARVSTPLSWDEVRSARPDQFTVRTVPGRFADIGDPHAGINEAAGTLDGLLALAAALGPAEKAPRSGDGSGRRQSAMPLIEVARTKTKPEALAALDEWKSRHADLIPALHPADVLVDGMRGSSSLWYRVRVNLQHIPDADRPAQEQLIADYDPWAGKEWPGRPGS; translated from the coding sequence ATGAGCCCCTCGAAGACCCCGGCCGAGATCCTCGACATCAACGGCGCAGAGGTCCGCATCTCAAGCCCGGACAAGGTGGTGTTCCCGGAACCCGGGCTCACGAAGCTGGACCTGGTGCGCTACTACCTCACGGTCGCGGACGGTGCGTTGCGCGGCGCCGGCGGGCGGCCCATGGTGCTCAAGCGTTTCCCGAAGGGCATCGACGCCGAACCGTTCTTCCAAAAGCGCGTGCCCGAGAACCGCCCCGAATTTATCGACACCGCAACGCTCCACTATGCGTCCGGAACGTCAGCCGAGGAGGCCGTTATCCGGGACTCCGCAGGCCTTGCGTGGGTGGTGAACCTCGGCTGCCTCGACCTCAACCCACACCCCGTCCGGGCAGAGGACCTGGAGCATCCTGACGAACTTCGGGTGGACCTCGATCCGATGCCGGGGGTCGACTGGGCACAGATCGTGGATGTTGCCTATGTGGCGCGGGAGGTGCTCGACGACATGGGACTGGTGGGCTGGCCGAAAACAAGCGGCTCCCGGGGACTCCACATCCTGGTGCGCATCGCGCCGCACTGGTCCTACCGCGACGTGCGGCTCGCCGCCGAGACCCTCGCCCGCGAAGTCGAGAACCGCGCGCCCGGCCTCGCCACCGCCCGGTGGTGGAAGGAGGAGCGCGGCGAGAGTGTGTTCGTCGACTTCAACCAGAACGCGAAGGACCGCACCGTGGCATCCGCCTATTCCGTCCGGGCCCTCCCCGATGCCCGGGTCTCGACGCCGCTTTCGTGGGACGAAGTGCGCTCCGCCCGTCCCGATCAGTTCACGGTGCGCACGGTACCCGGACGCTTCGCGGACATTGGGGACCCCCATGCCGGCATCAACGAAGCTGCGGGCACACTGGATGGCCTCCTCGCACTGGCAGCCGCGTTGGGCCCTGCTGAGAAAGCGCCGCGCAGCGGTGACGGCTCCGGCCGCCGGCAGTCAGCGATGCCCCTCATCGAGGTGGCACGCACCAAAACCAAACCCGAGGCACTCGCGGCGCTCGACGAATGGAAGTCCAGGCATGCGGACCTGATCCCCGCCTTGCACCCCGCGGACGTGCTCGTGGACGGAATGCGCGGGTCGAGTTCGCTCTGGTACCGGGTCAGGGTAAACCTGCAGCACATCCCCGATGCCGACCGTCCCGCACAGGAGCAACTCATTGCAGACTATGACCCTTGGGCGGGCAAGGAGTGGCCGGGCCGCCCCGGATCCTGA
- a CDS encoding NAD(P)H-dependent oxidoreductase yields MTKSTVLTLVGSLRAESTNQKLAEAIQLNAPEQVDVVIHENLGNIPFYNEDIDVEGQVPVAAAALRAAANDADTLLLVTPEHNGTVPAALKNAIDWLSRPYGAGALTGKPTAVVGTAFGQYGGVWAQDEARKAAGIAGAQILEDVKLAVPGSMVRFAELHPKDDAEVVEQIKGVFDALTAAQPAA; encoded by the coding sequence ATGACCAAGAGCACCGTACTCACCCTCGTCGGCAGCCTCCGCGCCGAGTCCACCAACCAGAAGCTGGCGGAAGCCATCCAGCTGAACGCACCGGAGCAGGTGGATGTTGTCATCCACGAGAACCTGGGAAACATCCCCTTCTACAACGAGGACATCGACGTCGAAGGCCAGGTTCCCGTGGCCGCTGCCGCCCTGCGCGCCGCAGCCAACGACGCCGACACGCTCCTCCTGGTCACCCCCGAGCACAACGGCACGGTCCCCGCCGCGCTGAAGAACGCCATCGACTGGCTGTCCCGCCCCTACGGCGCCGGCGCCCTCACCGGCAAGCCCACCGCCGTCGTCGGCACTGCGTTCGGCCAGTACGGCGGAGTGTGGGCCCAGGACGAGGCACGCAAGGCAGCAGGAATTGCCGGGGCGCAGATCCTTGAGGACGTCAAGCTCGCAGTGCCGGGTTCCATGGTGCGCTTCGCTGAACTCCACCCGAAGGACGACGCAGAGGTTGTGGAGCAGATCAAGGGCGTTTTCGATGCCCTCACAGCTGCCCAGCCTGCCGCCTAA
- a CDS encoding TetR/AcrR family transcriptional regulator, producing the protein MSFIPMRPRLPAGEVVERSDAARNRERLLEAARDLIGEGGAEALTMDRLAEHAGVGKGTVFRRFGSRAGLMLTLLSESEAAFQARFMFGPPPLGPGAPGLERLVAFGIERIAYVMEFGDLVLAAENASRGRVEVPAAALWYRHIEVLLTEEGFAADPWLMARSLGATLAPDRLLNLARVHGVDADRLSDSWKELVTRVVTAAQVTPN; encoded by the coding sequence GTGAGCTTCATCCCAATGCGCCCCCGACTACCCGCGGGCGAGGTGGTGGAACGCAGCGACGCCGCGCGGAACCGGGAGCGCCTGCTCGAGGCGGCCCGCGATCTGATCGGCGAAGGCGGGGCAGAAGCCCTCACCATGGATCGGCTCGCCGAGCATGCCGGGGTGGGCAAAGGCACCGTATTCCGCCGCTTTGGCAGCCGGGCCGGACTTATGCTCACCCTCCTGAGCGAATCCGAGGCTGCCTTTCAGGCGCGCTTTATGTTCGGGCCGCCGCCTTTGGGGCCAGGCGCGCCAGGGCTGGAACGCCTCGTTGCTTTCGGCATTGAACGGATTGCCTACGTTATGGAGTTCGGCGACCTGGTCCTCGCCGCTGAGAATGCCTCAAGGGGCCGGGTTGAAGTACCGGCCGCTGCCCTGTGGTACCGCCATATCGAGGTGCTGCTCACGGAGGAAGGCTTCGCGGCGGACCCCTGGCTGATGGCGCGTTCCCTGGGGGCCACGCTGGCTCCGGACCGGCTCCTGAACCTGGCCCGTGTGCATGGCGTGGATGCTGACCGCCTCAGTGACTCCTGGAAGGAGCTTGTTACACGGGTTGTCACCGCTGCGCAGGTCACGCCGAACTGA
- a CDS encoding ABC transporter permease, translating to MLRYLAKRGITYVFMIFLTTSAGYFLAVSSLKPALLEQERIPRPTPEQVANSMRLKGLDPDLSPWERYVEWLTAIVTRWDWGRSPNGAFINAEFGDRVWISTRLFLASIILTLVIGVALGVYSAARQYKVQDRVITSYSYLAYIVPAPIAYFLVQLGAININETVGERIFFVTGISTPGMEPGWAQFVDMLAHYAVPTIAITLVGWGSYQIAQRQYLLDNVNADFVRTARAKGLTRNQAISRHALRVSFIPVAQSIAFTIPAIFAGGFFAEKIFAWPGVGSWSIDAISLQDVNAATATLAYGSVIFALGAILADFATTLVDPRVRVQ from the coding sequence ATGCTCAGGTACCTCGCAAAGCGCGGCATCACGTACGTCTTTATGATCTTCCTGACCACCTCGGCGGGATACTTCCTGGCGGTCAGCTCCCTCAAGCCCGCGCTGCTTGAACAGGAACGCATTCCCCGGCCCACCCCGGAGCAGGTGGCCAACTCGATGCGCCTCAAGGGCCTGGACCCGGACCTGAGCCCATGGGAGCGTTACGTGGAATGGCTTACCGCCATCGTCACCCGCTGGGACTGGGGCCGCAGCCCGAACGGTGCCTTCATCAACGCCGAGTTCGGGGACCGGGTGTGGATTTCCACCCGGCTCTTCCTGGCCTCCATCATCCTGACGCTTGTCATCGGAGTGGCACTCGGGGTCTATTCGGCAGCGCGGCAGTACAAGGTCCAGGACCGTGTCATCACGTCCTACAGCTACCTCGCCTACATCGTGCCTGCCCCCATCGCGTACTTCCTGGTGCAGTTGGGCGCCATCAACATCAACGAAACGGTGGGGGAGCGCATCTTCTTCGTCACCGGCATATCCACCCCCGGCATGGAACCGGGCTGGGCTCAGTTCGTGGACATGCTGGCGCACTACGCTGTTCCAACCATTGCCATCACGCTGGTGGGCTGGGGCTCGTACCAGATTGCGCAGCGGCAGTACCTCCTGGATAACGTCAACGCCGACTTTGTCCGGACGGCACGCGCCAAAGGACTCACCCGCAACCAGGCGATTTCCCGGCATGCCCTGCGGGTCTCGTTCATTCCGGTGGCTCAAAGCATTGCCTTCACCATCCCGGCCATTTTTGCCGGCGGCTTCTTCGCGGAGAAAATTTTCGCCTGGCCCGGCGTGGGCTCCTGGAGCATCGACGCCATTTCGCTCCAGGACGTCAACGCCGCCACTGCCACGCTGGCCTACGGTTCCGTTATCTTCGCCCTGGGGGCCATCCTGGCGGACTTCGCCACCACGCTTGTTGACCCGAGAGTGCGGGTGCAGTAG
- a CDS encoding ABC transporter permease: MTNLNAVDPAAVAQDAHLDNADVIIGKNTIIFRRFMRNKTAVAGLAIFLALTVFSFVGGYFTQWDKETIDPFNIGMPPSAEHYLGTSQAGIDLYAMTVEGTRISILIGLIVGLVSVLIAAVYGCTMAYFGGKVDKVMLFILEALIMMPALLVVAVATSGGGEGLKRDLPSWLLLIIVLLVFSWMGTARLIRSLSMSLMQRDYVKAAQYMGVPPRRIVWRHLVPNIGSLLVLDITRGVTGAVLAEVAFSFIGIGIKVPDVSLGVLIGGATSQVQTFPWMFWVPLTVMFLLTGSLAMMNDGLRDAFDPSSSSSGSARKRRALKTRAKGKSS; the protein is encoded by the coding sequence ATGACCAACCTCAATGCCGTAGACCCTGCCGCCGTTGCACAGGACGCGCACCTGGATAACGCCGACGTCATCATCGGCAAGAACACCATTATCTTCCGCCGCTTCATGCGCAATAAGACGGCCGTGGCGGGCCTAGCCATCTTCCTTGCCCTCACCGTCTTCTCCTTTGTGGGCGGCTACTTCACCCAGTGGGACAAGGAGACTATCGATCCGTTCAACATCGGTATGCCTCCCTCCGCGGAGCATTACCTCGGAACGTCCCAGGCAGGCATCGACCTGTACGCCATGACGGTGGAAGGCACCAGGATCTCCATCCTGATCGGCCTGATCGTGGGCCTTGTTTCCGTCCTCATTGCCGCTGTCTACGGCTGCACCATGGCCTACTTCGGCGGCAAGGTGGACAAGGTGATGCTCTTCATCCTTGAAGCGCTCATCATGATGCCCGCACTGCTGGTGGTGGCGGTTGCCACCAGCGGCGGAGGGGAAGGCCTGAAGCGGGACCTGCCCTCCTGGCTGCTGCTGATCATCGTGCTGCTGGTCTTCAGCTGGATGGGCACCGCCAGGCTGATCCGGTCGCTGTCGATGTCCCTGATGCAGCGCGACTACGTAAAGGCCGCCCAGTACATGGGTGTCCCTCCGCGCCGGATCGTCTGGCGGCACCTGGTTCCCAACATCGGTTCCCTGCTGGTCCTGGACATCACCCGCGGCGTTACCGGCGCCGTCCTTGCGGAGGTGGCCTTCTCCTTCATCGGAATCGGCATCAAAGTTCCGGACGTCAGCCTGGGTGTCCTCATTGGCGGCGCCACGTCGCAGGTGCAGACCTTTCCCTGGATGTTCTGGGTGCCGTTGACTGTGATGTTCCTGCTGACGGGGTCGCTGGCCATGATGAATGACGGCCTGCGCGACGCTTTCGACCCCAGCTCCAGCTCAAGCGGCAGCGCCAGGAAACGCAGAGCCCTCAAGACCCGAGCCAAGGGGAAGTCCTCATGA